The following is a genomic window from Pseudomonadales bacterium.
GCGCGCATTCCTCGAAGCCGTGCTTCGGTGCGGTACCGACCGGATCCAGCATCGTGAAATCACCCGGCGCAACGGCACGCCAGTTGCGTGCCCAGGCGTCACGATCACTCGCATTCCACAGCCGTACATAGTTCTCGGCCCAGTTCTTCAGCTCTGCGAACGTCGGCACTGCCATCGCCTTTCCTCCTTCCTCGATTGTCCGTGACCGCAGTATGCACTCATCCCCCGGCCACGCGGCGCCGCATCGCAAGCAGATTGCCTGCGACGATCAGCACGACCCCACCCACGGCTGCCACCGTCCAGCGGTAGTCTTCAAAAAACGTCGAGATCAGCAGCGCAACGATCGGGATCATCAGTGAGGTGTAACCAGCCCGGTCCGGTCCGATCAGCGCAAGCAGGCGCACGTAGGCACCAAAGGCCACGACCGAACCGAACACGGCCAGATAGAGCAGTGCGATCGCGAACGACGCTCGCTGCGGAAACCCGAACTCGACCCCCTTGAACACGCCGATCACGAGCAGCAGCATGGTGCCGTAGAACATGCCCCATGCGTTGATCGAAATCACCGGCAGGCCGAAGGTGGCGTTGCGTGTGGCGGCGATATTGCCGAGCGATGCGCAGTACGTTGCCGCCAGCGCCAGCAGCAGCCCGTGCATGGCGCCTGCTGCCGATTCGAGCCGCTCGATTTCGGGCCAGAACAGCAGCGCGACTCCGCCCAGACCCAGCACGCCACCGGCGAGCACCATCGGCGCCACCGGCCAGCGCAGGAACAATGCGGCGTTGAAGGAGTTCATCAGCACCGTGAGCGCGAACACCACCGCGACCACGCCACCGGTGAGGTAGACCTCGGACGAATAGGTCAGCCAGACATTGAAGCCAAACATACATGCGCCCTGCAGCGCAACGAATGCGTGCTCGCGCAGGCTGAGGCGAATGCGCGCGCGTGCCAGCAGGCACCAGCCGAACAGCAGCGCCGAAGCGATCGCAAAACGGTAGATCACCGAGACCATCGGGTCGATCTCGCCGAGCTGGAACTTGATGGCGATCCATGTCGACCCCCAGGTCAGCACGCAGATCGCATACAGGAAGAACGCTTGCAGCGTTATGGCACGAGTTTGCATCAGGGAGACACGGTGGCAGCAAGCTGCGTATCCTGAAGCGATATGGAGTTCGTCGCAATCGCCATGCCGCGATGCTCCGCCTCGACGAAGGAACAGCAGATGGGAAAGAAGTCGCTACGGCAAGACCCGGTGGAACCTGCCTCCCCCGGTGCCTTCGCAGCACTGGCTGCGTTGCGCGGCACGCTGCCCGCTGGTCCCGAGCCGCAGGCGGTGGCTGCGAGCGCACAGTCGCCATTCGCAGGACGTATCGTGGTCACGCGCGAGCGCAAGGGACGCGGCGGGAAAATCGTGACACGGGTGTGCGGCATCGATCTCGACGGCGACGCCCTCGAGGCACTGGCGCGCGAGATGCGGCAGGCGTTGGGCACCGGAGGAGCGGTGGAAGGCGACGCCATCGTATTGCACGGAGAACAGTCGGCACGCGTCACCGGATGGCTTGCAGCACGCGGTGCGACACGGGTAGTCAAGGGCAACTGATACGCACGGATCCGCCATCGTGAACGTGTGCATGCTCGATGCCATGGGCGCACACCGGCTGCAACCGGAGCATCACGCATGCAATGGCCAGATCAGCGGTATCGCCGCGATCGTGACCGCCGCCACCAGGCAGTTCATCGGAATGCCGATGCGCAGGAAATCCGAGAAGCGGTAACCGCCCGGTCCGTAGACCATCAGGTTGCACTGGTAGCCGATCGGTGTCGCGAAACTCGCCGAAGCGGCCATCATGACCGCCATCACGTACGGCACATCGTGGAGCCCCGCACGCTGGGCAACCGCGAGTGCAACCGGCAGCATCAGCATGGCGGCAGCGTTGTTGGTGATCATCTCGGTCAGCATCATCACGCTGAGGTAGACCAGCGCGAGCAGCAGCCACGGATTCCCCCCCGCAAAGCCGACGATGCCATTGCCAAGAAAGCTCGCGGCTCCGGTCTTCTCCAGCGCATTGCCGAGCGCGAAGCTCGCCGCGATCGTGACCAGCACGGGCAGGTCGAGGCTGCGTCGCGCTTCGTTCGTGCTGATGCAGCCCGTGGCAAGCATCGCCGCCACGCCGAACAACCCTGCGTACAGCATGCTCAGCACGCCGCTGGTCGCGAGTGCGACGATCGCAACGAGGATTCCCCACGAGATCCACGCGTGTGAATGGTCCGGCAACTCGTGTTCGAGCACGTTCATCAGCAGGAAATCACGCGAGTGTTTGAGCCGGTTGACGACGGCCGGCCGCGCCTCGAGGAGCAGCAGATCACCCGGCTCGAGAATGATCGAACTCAGACGTCCGCGTATGTGTTCGCCGTTACGCGCCACCGCAAGCACGACCGCGCCGTAGAGGTCACGAAAACGCCCGTCGCGGATCGTCTGCCCTACCACCTCGCAGTGTTCGGCTACAACCGCTTCGACCAGCCTGCGCTCCGGCACATGGCGCTCCAGCGCCGGCTTGCTGCCTACCGCGGGAACCAGCCCGTTGATGCGCAGGATATCGACGATCGCCTCGGTCTCGCCGACGAACACCAGACGATCACCGCCTCGCAGAATCTCCTCTGGCGCGACTGCGGTGATGACGCCGCCATCACGCTCGATCTCGGCCAGGTAGATACGCTCCAGATTGCGCAGACTGGCCTGCTGGATCGTCTTGCCGACCATCGGACCATCCTGTGCGACCGCGACTTCGAAGGTGAACTTGCGCGTATCGGCAAACGTCTGGTCCGGACTGCGTCGTACCCGCAGCAACTTCGGCGCCACGATCACGACGAACAGGGTGCCGGCGGCCGCCACGATCAGCCCGAGCGGCGCAATGTCGAACAATGCGAAGCCGGGCTTGCCGGTCAGCGCCTGGTACTGTCCGTTCACGACCAGGTTGGTGCTGGTACCGATCAGCGTGATCGTGCCGCCGAGGATCGACGCGTAGCTCAGCGGAATCATCAGCGTCGAACTCGGGACGCGGATGCGTCGTGCCCACTGGCTCACGGCCGGGATCATCGTCGCCACCACCGGCGTGTTGTTCAGAAACGCCGAAAGTCCCACCACAGGCACCATCAGGCGCACCAGCGCATGCCGCGGTCCCGTCGGCTTGCCAAGGACTTTCTCGACGACCAGATCGACACCGCCGGAAGCGCGAATTCCTGCTGCGATGACGAACATCGCGGCCACGGTCATCAGGCCGGTATTCGCAAAGCCGGCCAGCGCCTCATCCGGCGTGAGGATTCCGGTCGCGCCGAGCAGCAACAGTGCCCCCATCAGCACCACATCGGTACCCAGGCGCGGCACGGTTATCAGCGTTGCCAGCACGGCCACGGTAAGAGCAACCGTGAACCACCCTTGCCAGTCCATCGATGGACCTCCCCGAACGGACAGGCGCACATTCTAGAAGGAAGCAGGATTCGCATGACAATGCCGAATCGGCATTAGGATATGCGCCGCGCAGCATCGGATCCTCCCGCCGCTGGCAGGCAGCTCACACTGCGGCGCTGACAATCCTCCACACAAGTTCTAGCATAGCGCCGGTCGCAGGCGCAGCATCCACCGGGCACACGATGAGCGAACCGCAAAAGACCGCCGAGGCTTCACTGGAGACGCTGCATCGCATCTTCACCGTCCCCGAGGCACCCGACTCCACGCTGGCGCGCCTGGAAGCCGGGATATCGGCCAACCTGCACGGCTTCCTGCGCGAGCACATCGTTGCGACCCGGCGCAGCATGAGCGACATCGAAGACGACTTCACGGACACACGCATTCCCGAAGACCCTGTGTTCGTCTCGGAACAGGCCGAGTTCCTGATGCGCAAGGTGGTCGCGGAATCGGTTCATACCGCCTCACCGACCTTCGTCGGCCACATGACTTCGGCGCTGCCGTACTTCATGTTGCCGCTGGCGAAGATGATGATCGCGCTGAACCAGAACACCGTGAAGACCGAGACGTCCAAGGCGTTCACGCCGCTCGAGCGCCAGGTGCTCGGCATCCTGCACCGGCTGGTATTCGGCAACGATGATGCGTTCTACGCACGCTACGTGCAGGACTCCCGGCACGCACTTGGCGCGTTCTGCTCCGGCGGCACGGTCGCGAATCTCACCGCGCTGTGGGTTGCGCGCAACAATGCACTGCCAGCAGACGGAAGTTTCGAAGGCGTGAGCCGCGAAGGACTGCATCGGGCACTGGCGCACCATGGCTACGATGACGCTGCAATCGTGGTGTCGCGTCTCGGGCACTACTCGATCGGCAAGGCGGCCGACCTGCTGGGGCTGGGAGTGAAATCGGTGCATGCAGTCGAGGTCGACGCTCACAACCACGTCGATCTCACCGCGATGGAGCGTACCTGTCGCCGGCTGCGCGCGCGTGGCGTGAAGATCATCGCACTGATCGGGCTGGCCGGGACCACCGAGACCGGCAGCGTCGACGCACTGGCACCGCTGGCCGAACTCGCTGCCGGAATCGGCACCCACTTCCATGTCGACGCCGCATGGGGTGGACCAACGCTGTTTTCCTCGCGCTGGCGCCACCTGCTCGCAGGCATCGAGCACGCCGACTCGGTGACCCTCGATGCCCACAAGCAGCTCTACGTACCCATGGGCTCCGGCATGACGCTGTTCCGTGATCCGAGCGCCGCGCGCGTCATCGAACATCACGCGCGCTACGTGATTCGCGAGGGATCACGCGATCTTGGCAGCAAGACGCTGGAAGGATCGCGCCCCGGCATGGCGATGCTCGTCCACTCGGGTCTCGCGATCCTCGGACGCCGTGGCTACGAGCTGCTGATCGACACCGGCATCGACAACGCGCAGCACTTTGCGGCGATGGTGCGGGCCGCACCCGATTTCGAACTCACCAGCGAACCGGAACTCAATATCCTGACCTATCGCCACGTTCCGCAATCGCTGCAACAGGCTCTGGCCACCGCCGACGCGCAGACCGCAGCCCACATCAACGAGGAACTCAACGCGGTCACGCGCGACATCCAGCGCCTGCAGCGTGCAGCGGGCAAATCCTTCGTGTCGCGCACCACGCTGCATGCCCCCAGGCACCGGGGCCAGGCCATCGACGTATTCCGCGTGGTGCTCGCAAACCCGTTGACCGACCTCGCGATCCTTGCGCAGATCCTCGACGAGCAGCGTGCGCTCGCCGCGGGCGACGCGGTGGCTGCACGCCTCGCCGCCTGCCTGGCCGCGCTTGGACTGCCTGCGACACGGCCGCTACAATCGCGCGCTTTCCCTGCCCCCGGGTGATCCGCCCCCATGAATCTGCGCGACCAGCTCAACAGCGCCGTCGAGACCGCGATGCGCGCCGTCGGTATCCCGTCCGACTGCCAGGCTCTGCTCACGCAGAGTACACGCCCCGAGTTCGGCGACTATCAGGCCAACGGCGCGATGGCGGCAGCGAAGCGCATGCGCAGCAACCCGCGCGAGCTCGCGGCGCGCATCGTCGCCGCATTCGACGGTGGTGCGATGGTCGAGCGGCTCGAGATTGCCGGACCAGGGTTCATCAACATCCACCTCTCGGACGATTTTCTCGCCACGCACATCGAGACCGCTGCCGGCGATCCACGGCTCGGCATCGCCGCGCGGGCCGATCCGCACACCGTGGTGGTGGACTATTCCTCGCCGAACCTCGCCAAGGAGATGCACGTCGGGCACCTGCGCAGCACGATCATCGGCGATGCGGTGGTACGTGCACTCGAGTTCTGCGGCGAACGCGTGATCCGCCAGAACCACGTCGGCGACTGGGGCACGCAGTTCGGCATGCTGATCGCGCACCTCGAACGCATCGCAGCCGGCGGTGGCACCATCGACGGGGCCGCACTGGCCGATCTCGAGGCGTTCTATCGCGACGCCAAGCTCGCCTTCGACAGCGACCCGGTGTTTGCCGACAAGGCGCGTGAATACGTGGTGCGCCTGCAGTCCGGCGATGCGCACTGCAGGCTGCTGTGGCAGCGGTTCATCGATATCTCGATCGCGCACAGCGAGGAGATCTACCGCAAGCTCAACGTGTCGCTGGCGCGCGCCGACATTCGCGCCGAGAGCGCCTACAACGACGACCTGCCGCAGATCATCGCCGAACTGGACGCACGCGGCCTGCTGGCGCTCAGCGAAGGCGCACGCGTGGTCTACCTCGACGAGATGCGGGACCGCGAGGGCGGTCCGATGGCGGTGATCGTGCAGAAGGCCGACGGAGGCTATCTGTATGCGACCACCGACCTCGCGGCAGCGCGCTATCGCGCGCACGGGCTGCATGCGGACCGCATCCTGTACTTCATCGACGACCGCCAGAAGCTGCACATGCAGCAGGTGTTCGCGATCGCACGCCGGGCCGGCTTCGCCCCCGCTGCGGTATCGCTCGAGCATCATCCATTCGGCAAGATGCTCGGCGAGGACGGACGGCCGTTCAAGACACGTTCGGGCGGCACCGTGAAGCTGGCCGAGCTGCTCGACGAGGCGGTCGATCACGCGGCACGACTGCTCGCCGAACGCAACGCGGACCTGACGGACGCCGAACGCAACACCGTTGCACGCCAGGTCGGGATCGGTGCGGTGAAATACGCCGATCTTTCGAAGAACCGCACCAGCGACTACGTGTTCAGCTGGGAACACATGCTGAGCTTCGACGGCAACACGGCTCCGTACCTGCAGTACGCCTGCACCCGCGTGCGCAGTGTCTTCCGCAAGGCGGGAATCGATCCACGCTCCGTTGCCGCTGCGGTGCGCATCACGGCACCCGAGGAACGCGCGCTGGCGCTGCGGCTGTTGCAGTTCGCCGAGGCACTGCATGCGGTCACCCACGATGCGGCACCACACCTGCTGTGCGCCTACCTGTACGAGCTGGCAGGACTGTTCATGCGGTTCTACGAAGGCTGCCCGATCCTGCGCGACGATATCGACGATGCCACGCGTGCGTCGCGACTGCGCCTCGCCGACATGACCGCACGCACGCTCGCCACCGGCCTCGATCTTCTGGGCATCGAAACTCCCGAGCGCATGTAAACTGCGGGGATAGCGTGTTCGAAACCGAAAGCCTGCTGCTCGCCGTACTGATCCTGATCGCTGCGATCCTGTATGCCGCGATCGGTCACGCAGGCGCTTCCGGCTACCTGGCCGCAATGGCTCTGTTCGGTGTCGCGCCAGCGGTGATGCGACCCACTGCGCTCACGCTGAACATCCTCGTTGCCCTGATCGCGACCTGGAAGTTCTATCGCATCGGTGCGTTTTCCTGGCGCGTCTTCGTGCCACTCGCCGCGGGTTCGGTGCCGTTCGCATGGCTGGGCGGCACACTGACGCCGCCCGCAGGCGTCTACAAGGCACTGGTCGGAGCCGTGCTGATCTACGCGGCACTGATGTCGCTGAAGCGTGCCGGCCAACCGCCTGGCGATACGCTGCGCGCACCACCGCCGGCGCTGCTGCTGGTTGCCGGAGGCGGACTCGGTTTGCTGTCGGGACTCACCGGTGTCGGCGGGGGCATTTTTCTCAGCCCCTTGCTGCTGCTGATGCGCTGGGCTGAAGTCAGGCAGGTGTCGGGAATCGCTGCGGCATTCATCCTGCTGAACTCGATCGCCGGACTGGCAGGCGTGGTGCGCGTGGCACCGGCGCTGCCGGAGGCACTGCCGCTGTGGGCGATGGCAGCGGTGTGCGGCGGACTGGTGGGCGCCGAACTCGGCAGCCGGCGCATCGGCAGCACGGCGATCCAGCGCCTGGTCGCGGTGGTGCTGGTGATCGCCGGCATCAAGATGATCGCCACCGCATGAGCAGCACGGCAGTGCAGCAGGTCCGGCGATCACGCGCTAGAACACGCGGTACCGCTTGCGTACGTGGCGTTCGCGCACCGCGATCTGGCGCCGCCGCTCGCGGGCATCGATCAGCGGCGTATCCGGCGGCAGGCATTCGCGGATGCGATCGAACCCCACCTTGCGCGCCGTGATCTGCGGCCACTGGTCCTGCGGTGGCCTCTGGCTGTAGGCCCAGCGCGCCGACAGGAAGCCCTGCTCCAGACCCGTGGTATCCAGCCAGTTCGGCACACCGGGATCCCGGTGTGCGACCACCAGCCGGATCGCACCGTCACCATCGACGCGCGACTGCCCGCCGTTCAGCGAGGTGATCCGGTTCGCGTATTCGAGTGATTCGCCCCACAGATTGCCAAGCTGGAAACCGATATAGGTCGGCGCCGTGCTGACCCGGCTCTCGATCACCAGCGCTTCGTCGGGCCCGAGGTCCCACACACCGCCCGCGTACAGATTCGTGCTCATGCCGCCGCCGGTGGCGCCGGATGCGGCGTTGACGCGATTGAATCCGTTGCGTGGGAACGCCATGCCGGGCGCAGTACCGGGACGCTCACCGTAGGTACCCATCGTGATGGTCCAGAAGGCGTTCCAGAAGTGCATCTGGCCGCGCACGATCGCACCCATGCGGCGCATGTCGGCGGCGGCACGCTCGGGCGTGTACGCCTGTACCGCGTCGACCTCCCCGTCGAGCGGGGTCATCTCGAAATGGATCGCATCCTCACGGGTCCAGTCGTAGAACAACTGGCGACCGCTGATGTAGTCCGCATGGCGTTCGACTGCCGACTGCGGATCGGCAGCATCCCGGGATGCAACCCGCTTCATCGTCGCGATGAAGTTTCCGGTGTGACCCGCCGGGCGCTCGGGAGCAAGCAGGATGTCGAAACTGCCGTCGGCGTTGATCTCGATCATCGAACAGTCGAGCATCCCGGTGCGCGCCTTCACACCGGGGCGCAACTCCGCGAGATCACCGCTGTCGCCCGAAAGCTGCCCGCAGCTGACCTCGAAGATCAGGTAGTGCGGTGCCTTGCGACCGAGTGCCGTCGCCGGCTCGCCCTTCCAGTGCCGCGCATCGCCCATGACACCGCGCAGCCGATAGCTGCGCCTGCCGTCGATCGGTGCGTAGAAGTACACCGCATCCGGATTGTCGATGGTGCTGCGGTTCACGATGCTCAGCGCGTTGCGAAACTGCGGTCGCAACACGTCTTCGTGGAACGCTCGCTCCACCGCGTGATGCACGAAACCCATCAGGTAGCGGTAACCCTCGGCGAGCGTGCGGTCGGTCGGCGGTGGCGGCATCAGCGCCGGATCGTCGATCGCATCGCGTGCGCGTTGCAGCTCCGCGATCAACGCGTCCCAACCCGCGCGCAAGGTCTCTCTGGCATCACTCATCGGCTTCTCCTGCAGGCCCGCCGTTTCGATTCGTATCTGTAGATGCTGTCGCAAATGCCTTCGATCGTCGATGCGAGCAGCACTGGACGATCCCTTTGCACCGGTGGGACGCCGCAAATGCATCCCTGCAGGCTCGAGTGCCGCATCCCTGCGGCACACGCTCCCCGATGCAAAGGGATCGTCCCGCGCTTCACGGCGTTTTACGACACCCTCTGTAACTGCAACTACGCTCAACCGGGCGCATAGCCCATGACCGCCTTCGTTTCGAGGAAATCATGGAAGCCATACGCCCCCCATTCACGACCGTTGCCGGATTGTCTGTAGCCCCCGAACGGTGCGCCCAGATCGGGTGGGGCGCCGTTCAGATGCACCATGCCGGTGCGCAACGCTCGCGCGACCCGTTGCGCACGACCCGCATCCGCCGAGCTGACATAGCCCGACAAGCCGTACGGCGTATCGTTCGCGATCCGGATCGCATCGGCCTCGTCACGATACGGGATGATCACGAGCACCGGTCCGAATATCTCCTCGCGTGCAATCGTCATCGCATTGTCGACACCGGCGAACACGGTCGGCCTGACATGGTAGCCCGTCTCGAGCCCCTCCGGCCTTCCGATGCCACCGCAGACGAGCTCGGCACCCTCGTCGATCCCGTTCTGGATCAGCCGCTGGATGCGTTCATGCTGCCGATGGCTCACCACCGGCCCCAGCGTCGTCGCCTCGTCGCGCGGGTCGCCTGCACGTACCAGCGCTGCAGCTTCGCGCGCCAGGCGGGCAACCTCGTCCATGCGATCGGCCGGAACCAGCATCCGCGACGGCGCGTTGCACGATTGACCGCTGTTGCTGAAACAGTGCAGTACGTCGCGTGGCACCACCGTCGCGAAGTCGGCATCGTCGAGC
Proteins encoded in this region:
- a CDS encoding DMT family transporter, with protein sequence MQTRAITLQAFFLYAICVLTWGSTWIAIKFQLGEIDPMVSVIYRFAIASALLFGWCLLARARIRLSLREHAFVALQGACMFGFNVWLTYSSEVYLTGGVVAVVFALTVLMNSFNAALFLRWPVAPMVLAGGVLGLGGVALLFWPEIERLESAAGAMHGLLLALAATYCASLGNIAATRNATFGLPVISINAWGMFYGTMLLLVIGVFKGVEFGFPQRASFAIALLYLAVFGSVVAFGAYVRLLALIGPDRAGYTSLMIPIVALLISTFFEDYRWTVAAVGGVVLIVAGNLLAMRRRVAGG
- a CDS encoding translation initiation factor, which codes for MGKKSLRQDPVEPASPGAFAALAALRGTLPAGPEPQAVAASAQSPFAGRIVVTRERKGRGGKIVTRVCGIDLDGDALEALAREMRQALGTGGAVEGDAIVLHGEQSARVTGWLAARGATRVVKGN
- a CDS encoding anion permease codes for the protein MDWQGWFTVALTVAVLATLITVPRLGTDVVLMGALLLLGATGILTPDEALAGFANTGLMTVAAMFVIAAGIRASGGVDLVVEKVLGKPTGPRHALVRLMVPVVGLSAFLNNTPVVATMIPAVSQWARRIRVPSSTLMIPLSYASILGGTITLIGTSTNLVVNGQYQALTGKPGFALFDIAPLGLIVAAAGTLFVVIVAPKLLRVRRSPDQTFADTRKFTFEVAVAQDGPMVGKTIQQASLRNLERIYLAEIERDGGVITAVAPEEILRGGDRLVFVGETEAIVDILRINGLVPAVGSKPALERHVPERRLVEAVVAEHCEVVGQTIRDGRFRDLYGAVVLAVARNGEHIRGRLSSIILEPGDLLLLEARPAVVNRLKHSRDFLLMNVLEHELPDHSHAWISWGILVAIVALATSGVLSMLYAGLFGVAAMLATGCISTNEARRSLDLPVLVTIAASFALGNALEKTGAASFLGNGIVGFAGGNPWLLLALVYLSVMMLTEMITNNAAAMLMLPVALAVAQRAGLHDVPYVMAVMMAASASFATPIGYQCNLMVYGPGGYRFSDFLRIGIPMNCLVAAVTIAAIPLIWPLHA
- the panP gene encoding putative pyridoxal-dependent aspartate 1-decarboxylase — protein: MSEPQKTAEASLETLHRIFTVPEAPDSTLARLEAGISANLHGFLREHIVATRRSMSDIEDDFTDTRIPEDPVFVSEQAEFLMRKVVAESVHTASPTFVGHMTSALPYFMLPLAKMMIALNQNTVKTETSKAFTPLERQVLGILHRLVFGNDDAFYARYVQDSRHALGAFCSGGTVANLTALWVARNNALPADGSFEGVSREGLHRALAHHGYDDAAIVVSRLGHYSIGKAADLLGLGVKSVHAVEVDAHNHVDLTAMERTCRRLRARGVKIIALIGLAGTTETGSVDALAPLAELAAGIGTHFHVDAAWGGPTLFSSRWRHLLAGIEHADSVTLDAHKQLYVPMGSGMTLFRDPSAARVIEHHARYVIREGSRDLGSKTLEGSRPGMAMLVHSGLAILGRRGYELLIDTGIDNAQHFAAMVRAAPDFELTSEPELNILTYRHVPQSLQQALATADAQTAAHINEELNAVTRDIQRLQRAAGKSFVSRTTLHAPRHRGQAIDVFRVVLANPLTDLAILAQILDEQRALAAGDAVAARLAACLAALGLPATRPLQSRAFPAPG
- the argS gene encoding arginine--tRNA ligase, translated to MNLRDQLNSAVETAMRAVGIPSDCQALLTQSTRPEFGDYQANGAMAAAKRMRSNPRELAARIVAAFDGGAMVERLEIAGPGFINIHLSDDFLATHIETAAGDPRLGIAARADPHTVVVDYSSPNLAKEMHVGHLRSTIIGDAVVRALEFCGERVIRQNHVGDWGTQFGMLIAHLERIAAGGGTIDGAALADLEAFYRDAKLAFDSDPVFADKAREYVVRLQSGDAHCRLLWQRFIDISIAHSEEIYRKLNVSLARADIRAESAYNDDLPQIIAELDARGLLALSEGARVVYLDEMRDREGGPMAVIVQKADGGYLYATTDLAAARYRAHGLHADRILYFIDDRQKLHMQQVFAIARRAGFAPAAVSLEHHPFGKMLGEDGRPFKTRSGGTVKLAELLDEAVDHAARLLAERNADLTDAERNTVARQVGIGAVKYADLSKNRTSDYVFSWEHMLSFDGNTAPYLQYACTRVRSVFRKAGIDPRSVAAAVRITAPEERALALRLLQFAEALHAVTHDAAPHLLCAYLYELAGLFMRFYEGCPILRDDIDDATRASRLRLADMTARTLATGLDLLGIETPERM
- a CDS encoding sulfite exporter TauE/SafE family protein, yielding MFETESLLLAVLILIAAILYAAIGHAGASGYLAAMALFGVAPAVMRPTALTLNILVALIATWKFYRIGAFSWRVFVPLAAGSVPFAWLGGTLTPPAGVYKALVGAVLIYAALMSLKRAGQPPGDTLRAPPPALLLVAGGGLGLLSGLTGVGGGIFLSPLLLLMRWAEVRQVSGIAAAFILLNSIAGLAGVVRVAPALPEALPLWAMAAVCGGLVGAELGSRRIGSTAIQRLVAVVLVIAGIKMIATA